The following coding sequences lie in one Peromyscus maniculatus bairdii isolate BWxNUB_F1_BW_parent chromosome 3, HU_Pman_BW_mat_3.1, whole genome shotgun sequence genomic window:
- the Emg1 gene encoding ribosomal RNA small subunit methyltransferase NEP1: protein MAAPSGGLQPRERRFAGQEEDWDNAPPKRPRLGAGSKSGGRRLIVVLEGASLETVKVGKTYELLNCDKHKSMLLKNGRDPGEVRPDIAHQSLLMLMDSPLNRAGLLQVYIHTQKNVLIEVNPQTRIPRTFDRFCGLMVQLLHKLSVRAADGPQKLLKVIKNPVSDHFPVGCMKIGTSFSMADVSDVRELVPRSDPIVFVVGAFAHGKVSVEYTEKMVSISNYPLSAALTCAKLTTAFEEVWGII, encoded by the exons atggctgcGCCCAGCGGTGGCTTGCAACCTCGTGAACGGCGTTTTGCAGGGCAGGAAGAGGACTGGGATAACGCGCCGCCTAAGAGGCCCCGGCTCGGGGCAGGAAGCAAGAGCGGAGGCCGTAGGCTCATTGTGGTGCTGGAAGGGGCCAGTCTGGAGACAGTCAAG GTAGGGAAAACTTACGAGCTACTCAACTGTGACAAGCACAAGTCCATGTTGTTGAAGAATGGACGGGACCCAGGGGAAGTCAGACCAGACATCGCCCACCAG AGCTTACTGATGCTGATGGACAGCCCCCTGAACCGAGCTGGCTTGCTCCaggtttatatacacacacagaagaatgtaCTGATTGAAGTGAACCCCCAGACGCGGATTCCTAGGACCTTTGACCGCTTTTGTGGCCTCATGG TTCAGCTTTTACACAAACTCAGTGTCCGAGCAGCTGATGGCCCTCAGAAGCTTTTGAAG GTAATTAAGAATCCAGTGTCTGACCACTTCCCAGTTGGCTGTATGAAAATCGGCACTTCCTTTTCCATGGCAGACGTCAGTGATGTGCGAGAGCTGGTGCCCAGGAGTGACCCAATTGTTTTCGTGGTGGGGGCCTTTGCCCATGGCAAG GTCAGTGTGGAGTACACAGAGAAGATGGTGTCCATCAGCAACTACCCACTGTCTGCTGCCCTCACCTGTGCCAAACTTACCACAGCCTTTGAAGAAGTGTGGGGCATCATCTGA
- the Phb2 gene encoding prohibitin-2, whose product MAQNLKDLAGRLPAGPRGMGTALKLLLGAGAVAYGVRESVFTVEGGHRAIFFNRIGGVQQDTILAEGLHFRIPWFQYPIIYDIRARPRKISSPTGSKDLQMVNISLRVLSRPNAQELPSMYQRLGLDYEERVLPSIVNEVLKSVVAKFNASQLITQRAQVSLLIRRELTERAKDFSLILDDVAITELSFSREYTAAVEAKQVAQQEAQRAQFLVEKAKQEQRQKIVQAEGEAEAAKMLGEALSKNPGYIKLRKIRAAQNISKTIATSQNRIYLTADNLVLNLQDESFTR is encoded by the exons ATGGCCCAGAACTTAAAGGACCTAGCGGGACGCCTGCCCGCCGGGCCTCGGGGCATGGGCACGGCGCTGAAGCTGCTGCTGGGGGCCGGGGCCGTGGCCTATGGCGTCCGCGAATCCGTGTTCACCG TGGAAGGTGGTCATAGAGCCATCTTCTTTAACCGGATCGGCGGCGTGCAGCAGGACACCATCCTGGCCGAAGGACTCCACTTCAG GATCCCCTGGTTCCAGTACCCCATCATCTATGACATTCGGGCCAGACCCCGAAAGATCTCCTCCCCCACAGGTTCCAAAG ACCTGCAGATGGTGAACATTTCCCTGCGGGTACTGTCTCGACCCAATGCCCAGGAGCTCCCCAGCATGTACCAGCGCTTAGGGCTAGACTATGAGGAGCGAGTCCTGCCGTCCATTGTCAACGAGGTGCTCAAGAGCGTGGTGGCCAAGTTCAACGCCTCGCAGCTGATCACCCAGCGGGCTCAG GTGTCCCTGTTGATCCGGAGAGAGCTGACGGAGCGTGCCAAGGACTTCAGCCTCATTCTGGACGATGTGGCTATCACCGAACTGAGCTTTAGCCGCGAGTACACAGCTGCTGTAGAAGCCAAACAAGTGG CCCAGCAAGAAGCCCAGCGGGCCCAGTTTTTGGTGGAAAAGGCCAAGCAGGAACAACGGCAGAAGATCGTGCAGGCCGAGGGGGAGGCCGAGGCTGCCAAGATG CTTGGAGAAGCACTGAGCAAAAATCCCGGCTACATCAAGCTCCGAAAGATCCGGGCCGCCCAGAACATCTCTAAGACG ATCGCCACCTCACAGAACCGCATCTATCTGACAGCCGACAACCTCGTGCTGAATCTCCAGGATGAAAGCTTTACTCGGTAA